A part of Sinorhizobium chiapasense genomic DNA contains:
- a CDS encoding phosphoserine transaminase, with amino-acid sequence MTKPAKPDVRPANTHFSSGPCAKRPGWTLDALSDAALGRSHRAKIGKTKLKQAIDLTREILEVPADYRIGIVPASDTGAVEMALWSLLGARGVDMLAWESFGAGWVTDVVKQLKLADVRKFEAAYGELPDLAKVDFDRDVVFTWNGTTSGVRVPNADFIPANRKGLTICDATSAAFAQELDFAKLDVVTFSWQKVLGGEGAHGILILSPRAVERLLTYAPAWPLPKIFRLTSGGKLIEGIFAGETINTPSMLCVEDYIDALLWAKSVGGLKGLIARADANADAIHRFVDANGWIANLSSKADTRSNTSVCLKIVDKDVLALDADGQAAFAKGVVALLEKEGVAYDIGHYRDAPSGLRIWAGATIETADMEALMPWLAWAFETQKATLSQAAA; translated from the coding sequence ATGACGAAACCTGCCAAGCCGGACGTGCGTCCGGCAAATACCCATTTTTCTTCTGGCCCCTGCGCAAAGCGCCCTGGTTGGACGCTCGACGCTCTCTCCGACGCAGCACTTGGTCGCTCGCACCGAGCCAAGATCGGTAAGACGAAGCTCAAGCAGGCCATTGATCTTACCCGTGAAATTCTTGAAGTGCCGGCCGACTACCGCATTGGTATCGTGCCCGCCTCCGATACTGGCGCGGTCGAAATGGCGCTGTGGTCGCTGCTTGGCGCTCGCGGCGTCGACATGCTCGCCTGGGAAAGCTTCGGTGCCGGTTGGGTCACCGACGTGGTCAAGCAACTGAAGCTCGCCGACGTTCGCAAGTTCGAAGCCGCCTATGGCGAGCTGCCGGATCTCGCCAAGGTCGATTTCGACCGCGACGTCGTCTTCACCTGGAACGGCACGACCTCGGGCGTGCGGGTGCCGAATGCCGATTTCATCCCGGCGAACCGCAAGGGCCTGACGATCTGCGACGCGACCTCCGCCGCCTTTGCACAGGAGCTCGATTTCGCCAAGCTCGACGTCGTCACCTTCTCCTGGCAGAAGGTGCTCGGCGGAGAGGGGGCGCACGGCATCCTCATTCTTTCGCCGCGCGCAGTCGAACGGCTGCTCACCTATGCACCGGCATGGCCGCTGCCGAAGATCTTTCGCCTGACCAGCGGCGGCAAGCTGATCGAGGGCATCTTTGCCGGCGAAACAATCAACACGCCGTCGATGCTCTGCGTCGAAGACTATATCGACGCGCTCCTTTGGGCGAAGTCGGTTGGCGGCCTCAAGGGGCTGATCGCCAGGGCAGACGCCAATGCCGACGCGATTCATCGCTTCGTCGATGCAAACGGGTGGATCGCTAACCTGTCGAGCAAGGCGGATACCCGCTCCAACACCTCGGTCTGCCTGAAGATCGTCGACAAGGATGTGCTCGCTCTCGATGCCGATGGTCAGGCTGCCTTCGCGAAGGGCGTCGTCGCCCTGCTCGAAAAGGAAGGTGTCGCCTACGACATCGGCCACTATCGCGATGCGCCCTCCGGTCTGCGGATCTGGGCCGGTGCCACGATCGAGACTGCCGACATGGAAGCGCTGATGCCGTGGCTCGCCTGGGCCTTCGAGAC
- the ftsH gene encoding ATP-dependent zinc metalloprotease FtsH has product MNPNFRNFALWAIIALLLIALFSMFQQPTERAGSREIPFSQFLKDVDASRVKEVVITGSKVIGSYTESGATFQTYAPSVDTALTERLEAKDVTVTVRPETDGSSGFLSYIGTLLPMLLILGVWLFFMRQMQGGSRGAMGFGKSKAKLLTEAHGRVTFDDVAGVDEAKQDLEEIVEFLRDPQKFQRLGGRIPRGVLLVGPPGTGKTLLARSVAGEANVPFFTISGSDFVEMFVGVGASRVRDMFEQAKKNAPCIIFIDEIDAVGRHRGAGLGGGNDEREQTLNQLLVEMDGFEANEGIILIAATNRPDVLDPALLRPGRFDRQVVVPNPDINGRERILKVHVRNVPLAPNVDLKVLARGTPGFSGADLMNLVNEAALMAARRNKRLVTMQEFEDAKDKIMMGAERRSSAMTEAEKKLTAYHEAGHAIVALNVPSADPLHKATIIPRGRALGMVMQLPEGDRYSMSYKWMISRLAIMMGGRVAEEITFGKENITSGASSDIEQATKLARAMVTQWGFSDQLGQVAYGENQQEVFLGHSVAQQKNVSEATAQKIDNEIRRLIDDAYGTARHILTEKNHEFVALAEGLLEYETLTGDEIKSLIRGEKPARDLGDDTPPHRGSAVPSAGTKKEAGAKGEEPEGGFEPQPQ; this is encoded by the coding sequence ATGAACCCTAATTTTCGTAATTTTGCCCTTTGGGCAATCATAGCGCTTCTCCTGATTGCGCTATTCAGCATGTTCCAGCAGCCGACCGAGCGCGCCGGTTCACGCGAAATTCCATTCTCGCAGTTTCTGAAGGATGTCGACGCCAGCCGCGTCAAGGAAGTCGTAATCACCGGCTCGAAGGTGATCGGCAGCTATACTGAAAGCGGCGCCACCTTCCAGACCTATGCACCCTCCGTCGATACCGCTTTGACCGAACGGCTCGAAGCCAAGGACGTTACCGTCACCGTGCGCCCGGAAACGGACGGATCGTCGGGCTTTCTGAGCTATATCGGCACTCTGCTGCCGATGCTGCTGATCCTCGGCGTCTGGCTGTTCTTCATGCGGCAGATGCAAGGCGGCTCCCGTGGAGCGATGGGCTTCGGCAAGTCCAAGGCCAAGCTCCTGACCGAAGCGCATGGCCGCGTCACATTTGACGATGTCGCCGGCGTCGACGAGGCCAAACAGGACCTCGAGGAAATCGTCGAATTCCTGCGCGATCCGCAGAAGTTCCAGCGTCTCGGCGGTCGCATCCCGCGCGGCGTGTTGCTGGTCGGCCCTCCCGGCACCGGTAAGACGCTGCTTGCCCGCTCGGTCGCCGGCGAAGCGAACGTGCCCTTCTTCACGATCTCCGGTTCGGATTTCGTCGAGATGTTCGTCGGTGTCGGTGCGTCGCGCGTCCGCGACATGTTCGAGCAGGCGAAGAAGAACGCTCCCTGCATCATCTTCATCGACGAGATCGATGCCGTCGGCCGTCATCGCGGCGCCGGCCTTGGCGGCGGCAACGACGAACGCGAGCAGACGCTGAACCAACTGCTTGTCGAGATGGACGGCTTCGAAGCCAATGAGGGGATCATCCTCATCGCGGCGACCAACCGTCCCGACGTGCTCGATCCGGCGCTGCTGCGCCCGGGGCGCTTCGATCGCCAGGTCGTCGTGCCGAATCCGGACATCAACGGCCGCGAACGGATCCTCAAGGTGCATGTCCGCAATGTGCCGCTGGCACCCAATGTCGACCTCAAGGTCCTGGCACGCGGCACGCCGGGCTTCTCCGGCGCCGACCTCATGAACCTCGTCAACGAGGCTGCGTTGATGGCGGCGCGGCGCAACAAGCGCCTTGTCACAATGCAGGAGTTCGAGGACGCCAAGGACAAGATCATGATGGGTGCGGAGCGTCGCTCCTCCGCCATGACCGAGGCCGAGAAGAAGCTGACCGCCTATCACGAGGCCGGCCATGCGATCGTTGCGCTCAACGTTCCCTCTGCCGATCCGCTGCACAAGGCGACCATCATCCCGCGCGGCCGCGCGCTCGGCATGGTGATGCAACTGCCCGAGGGCGACCGCTACTCGATGAGCTACAAGTGGATGATCTCGCGTCTCGCCATCATGATGGGTGGCCGCGTAGCCGAGGAAATCACCTTCGGCAAGGAGAACATCACCTCCGGCGCGTCCTCCGATATCGAGCAGGCGACGAAGCTCGCGCGTGCGATGGTGACGCAATGGGGCTTCTCCGATCAGCTCGGACAGGTTGCCTATGGTGAGAACCAGCAGGAGGTCTTCCTCGGCCACTCCGTGGCGCAGCAGAAGAACGTTTCGGAAGCGACCGCGCAGAAGATCGACAACGAGATCCGCCGCCTGATCGACGACGCTTACGGAACGGCGCGTCACATCCTGACGGAGAAGAACCACGAATTCGTGGCGCTCGCGGAAGGCCTGCTGGAGTACGAAACTCTGACCGGCGACGAAATCAAGTCGCTGATCCGCGGCGAGAAGCCTGCACGCGACCTCGGAGACGATACACCTCCGCATCGCGGTTCGGCCGTCCCCTCCGCCGGCACGAAGAAGGAAGCCGGTGCCAAGGGCGAGGAGCCTGAAGGCGGCTTCGAACCGCAACCGCAATAG
- the tilS gene encoding tRNA lysidine(34) synthetase TilS, producing MPEAVVAAARHLLRSFAKPCRILAAVSGGSDSKGLLLALHSAIGNRDREGFSLAACTIDHALRPESAGEAAAVAAFCAERGIPHLVRRWEGDKPRTGIQAAARQKRYELLADAAAALGADCVATGHTRDDQRETIAMRGARGEGEGPGGAGMASTMFYGHRVWVLRPFLGLSRADIRAFLSARGVEWFDDPSNANPLFERVRVRSELKASEEAPVAPWSAAQRAASSARAAALIETHVRVHETLVAEVAAAQAGNTSDADWRRALLSVAAVLGGRNHLPGHATIERISGFLQTGAPGRMTAGGVVYDRRPNGLYLYREARGLSALVVDPGETSVWDGRFNVTNGGQHPVAVTASQKDNQWDQRLIDSGLPPGVAKRAVRAAPHIAPAQADVVGSIRAKVECRIALYDTFLPGFDRTMADALALLFGRERYPAPPVHDVFDRNGEGLGGLPWQGDARTLC from the coding sequence GTGCCCGAAGCCGTTGTCGCCGCGGCCAGACATCTCCTGCGTTCCTTCGCCAAACCCTGCCGGATTCTCGCGGCCGTCTCCGGAGGCAGCGACTCCAAGGGGCTTCTTCTTGCTCTCCACTCCGCGATCGGAAACAGAGATCGCGAAGGCTTCTCGCTCGCCGCCTGCACGATCGATCATGCCTTGAGACCGGAATCTGCAGGTGAAGCGGCAGCCGTGGCGGCGTTCTGTGCCGAACGAGGTATCCCCCACCTTGTCCGCCGCTGGGAAGGCGACAAGCCACGAACGGGCATCCAGGCAGCCGCGCGCCAGAAACGCTATGAACTGTTGGCGGATGCCGCCGCCGCCCTCGGCGCCGATTGCGTCGCCACCGGGCATACGCGAGACGATCAGCGCGAGACGATCGCGATGCGCGGTGCGCGCGGCGAGGGGGAGGGACCGGGCGGCGCCGGCATGGCGAGCACCATGTTTTACGGGCACCGCGTCTGGGTGTTGCGACCATTCCTTGGCCTGAGCCGCGCCGACATACGGGCATTCCTGAGCGCGCGGGGTGTCGAGTGGTTCGACGATCCGAGCAACGCCAATCCGCTGTTCGAGCGTGTTCGTGTGCGTTCCGAACTCAAGGCCTCGGAAGAGGCACCCGTAGCCCCGTGGAGCGCGGCGCAAAGGGCCGCGTCATCGGCGCGGGCAGCCGCCTTGATCGAGACCCATGTGCGGGTGCACGAGACCCTCGTGGCTGAGGTTGCGGCGGCCCAGGCGGGAAACACGAGCGACGCCGACTGGCGCCGCGCGCTTCTGTCCGTCGCCGCAGTCCTCGGCGGCCGCAATCATTTGCCGGGGCATGCGACGATCGAGCGCATATCCGGCTTTCTGCAAACCGGCGCGCCGGGACGAATGACGGCGGGAGGTGTCGTCTACGACAGGCGTCCAAATGGTCTCTACCTCTACCGTGAGGCGCGCGGCCTGTCCGCTCTTGTTGTCGATCCCGGCGAGACGAGCGTTTGGGACGGGCGCTTCAATGTAACGAATGGCGGACAGCACCCGGTGGCTGTGACTGCCTCACAGAAAGATAATCAATGGGATCAAAGGCTTATTGATTCAGGTCTGCCCCCAGGCGTCGCCAAACGAGCCGTGCGGGCCGCGCCACATATTGCTCCGGCGCAAGCCGACGTCGTCGGCTCGATCCGCGCGAAAGTCGAATGCCGCATCGCCCTTTACGACACCTTTTTGCCCGGTTTTGACCGGACTATGGCGGATGCGCTCGCGTTGTTGTTCGGGCGCGAACGTTACCCCGCTCCGCCGGTACACGATGTTTTTGACAGAAATGGAGAGGGACTTGGCGGTTTGCCTTGGCAAGGCGACGCCAGAACCTTATGTTAA
- the ybgF gene encoding tol-pal system protein YbgF yields the protein MKKFVVAGLIGLVALSGLGPAANAMPLSGLFARATHTDAASKQNLPVVKVQSADLGRIGQLEEEIRSLNGRIEEMSFQLLQMQEQIRKFQEDNEFRFQDLENGKSSSKKSGALETPKSNDQASVTPGVTDSQPPVAPSAGGNDMAATGANPGSTGAAPPTTLGQIIFDESGNPVSATADAQPGANATPPGVDTGTANSAGGDAGINANPGTEQQTASLDNPGDLYQSAYGHVLSGDYAVAEQEFRDYLDVFPNGDKAADASFWMGEAQYSQGKYSDAAKTFLNAHQAHGKSPKAPEMLLKLGMSLGALDNKETACATLREVNKRYPKASPAVKAKVSSEQSRFGC from the coding sequence ATGAAGAAATTTGTCGTGGCAGGACTGATTGGTCTTGTGGCCCTCTCGGGTCTCGGGCCAGCGGCAAATGCCATGCCACTTTCCGGGCTCTTCGCCCGCGCGACCCATACCGATGCCGCCAGCAAACAAAACTTGCCGGTGGTGAAGGTGCAGTCGGCCGACCTCGGACGGATCGGTCAACTCGAGGAAGAGATCCGCTCGCTCAACGGGCGTATCGAGGAAATGAGCTTCCAGTTGCTGCAGATGCAGGAACAGATCCGGAAGTTCCAGGAGGACAACGAGTTCCGCTTCCAGGATCTCGAAAACGGCAAGTCCTCTTCGAAGAAGAGCGGCGCACTCGAAACGCCGAAATCCAATGACCAGGCGTCCGTCACCCCGGGGGTGACGGATAGCCAGCCCCCGGTGGCGCCTTCTGCCGGCGGCAACGATATGGCGGCAACAGGCGCCAATCCCGGCTCGACCGGTGCTGCGCCGCCGACGACGTTGGGGCAGATCATTTTCGACGAGAGCGGCAATCCGGTATCGGCGACCGCTGATGCCCAGCCTGGCGCCAACGCCACGCCCCCCGGGGTGGACACCGGGACGGCCAACTCCGCCGGTGGCGATGCGGGTATCAACGCCAATCCCGGCACCGAGCAGCAAACCGCTTCTCTCGACAATCCGGGCGATCTCTACCAGTCCGCTTACGGGCACGTGCTTTCCGGCGATTACGCCGTGGCGGAACAGGAGTTCCGGGACTATCTCGACGTCTTTCCCAACGGCGACAAGGCGGCCGACGCCAGTTTCTGGATGGGTGAGGCCCAGTATTCGCAAGGCAAGTACAGCGACGCAGCGAAGACTTTTCTGAACGCGCATCAGGCTCACGGCAAATCGCCCAAGGCGCCCGAGATGCTCCTGAAGCTTGGCATGTCTCTCGGCGCTCTCGACAACAAGGAAACCGCCTGCGCCACGCTACGCGAGGTGAACAAGCGCTACCCCAAGGCTTCGCCCGCCGTGAAGGCAAAGGTGTCGAGCGAGCAGAGCCGCTTTGGCTGCTGA
- the glmM gene encoding phosphoglucosamine mutase, with product MKRKYFGTDGIRGQSNIFPMTPDLAMRVGIAVGTIFRNGAHRHRVVIGKDTRLSGYMLENAMVAGFTAAGLDVFLLGPIPTPGVAMLTRSLRADIGVMISASHNPFRDNGIKLFGPDGYKLSDDIEEKIEELIDQDMSGQLAKPEDIGRAKRVDGDIYRYIEQAKRTLPRDVTLKGLRIAIDCANGAAYKVAPSALWELGAEVVTIGTEPNGVNINLECGSTHPAALSKKVHEVRADIGIALDGDADRVLIIDENGTVVDGDQLMAVIADSWATDGMLKGDAIAATVMSNLGLERYLKGRGIGLHRTKVGDRYVVEQMRQDGLNVGGEQSGHIVLSDFGTTGDGLVAALQILAVVKRQGKSVSEVCHRFEPVPQILKNVRVSAGKPLEHPSVQQAIADAEAGLATNGRLLIRPSGTEPLIRVMAEGDDRSQVERIVDELVNVIGSVRSAA from the coding sequence ATGAAGCGCAAATATTTCGGCACTGACGGCATTCGCGGCCAGTCCAATATTTTCCCGATGACGCCAGACCTCGCCATGCGTGTCGGCATCGCCGTCGGAACGATCTTCCGTAATGGAGCGCACCGCCACCGTGTGGTGATCGGCAAGGACACGCGCCTTTCCGGTTATATGCTCGAAAACGCGATGGTCGCCGGCTTCACAGCCGCCGGACTCGACGTCTTCCTGCTTGGACCGATCCCGACGCCGGGCGTCGCCATGCTGACGCGTTCGCTCCGCGCCGATATCGGCGTGATGATCTCGGCCTCGCACAATCCGTTCCGCGATAACGGCATCAAGCTCTTCGGACCCGATGGCTACAAGCTTTCCGACGACATCGAGGAAAAGATCGAGGAACTCATCGACCAGGATATGTCTGGCCAGCTTGCCAAGCCCGAGGATATCGGCCGGGCCAAGCGTGTCGATGGCGACATCTACCGTTATATCGAACAGGCGAAGCGGACACTGCCGCGCGACGTCACGCTAAAGGGTCTCAGGATCGCCATCGACTGCGCCAACGGCGCCGCCTACAAGGTTGCGCCGTCCGCGCTCTGGGAGCTTGGCGCCGAAGTGGTGACGATCGGGACGGAGCCCAACGGCGTCAACATCAATCTCGAATGCGGATCGACGCATCCGGCTGCCCTGTCGAAAAAGGTCCACGAAGTCAGGGCCGATATCGGCATCGCACTCGACGGCGATGCGGACCGGGTGCTGATCATCGACGAAAACGGAACCGTCGTCGATGGCGACCAACTCATGGCTGTGATCGCAGATAGCTGGGCTACGGACGGAATGCTGAAGGGGGACGCCATAGCCGCGACAGTGATGTCGAATCTCGGGCTTGAGCGTTACCTGAAGGGCAGGGGCATTGGACTGCACCGCACCAAGGTCGGCGACCGCTATGTCGTCGAGCAGATGCGCCAGGATGGCCTGAACGTCGGCGGCGAACAGTCGGGCCACATTGTGCTCTCTGATTTCGGGACGACCGGCGATGGCCTGGTGGCCGCGCTGCAGATCCTCGCCGTCGTCAAGCGGCAGGGCAAGTCTGTCAGCGAAGTGTGCCACCGCTTCGAGCCCGTGCCGCAGATTCTGAAGAATGTTCGCGTATCGGCGGGTAAGCCGCTTGAGCATCCGTCCGTGCAGCAGGCCATCGCCGACGCCGAAGCGGGCCTTGCCACGAATGGCCGCCTGCTGATCCGCCCGTCCGGAACAGAACCGCTGATCCGTGTCATGGCGGAAGGTGATGACCGCAGCCAGGTCGAGCGCATTGTCGACGAACTTGTCAATGTGATCGGCAGCGTCCGCAGCGCCGCCTAG
- the tolB gene encoding Tol-Pal system beta propeller repeat protein TolB, which produces MEMLRRNFFRLLMVMFAGCGLIASPANALVEININKGNVEPLPVAITDFLQGELGQKISDVVAADLKRSGLFAPIDKGAFIEKISNPDATPRFEDWKVINAQALVTGRVTQEGDGRLKAEFRLWDTFAGQQMLGQQFYTQPENWRRVAHIIADAIYERITGEKGYFDTRIVYVAESGPKTARKRQLAIMDQDGANARALTNSNDIVLTPRFSPNRQEITYMSFENQQPRVYLLQLETGQREVVGNFPGMTFAPRFSPDGQRVIMSLQQEGNANIYTMDLRSRTTTRLTNTAAIDTSPSYSPDGSRIVFESDRGGKQQLYVMGADGSGQTRISFGDGSYSTPVWSPRGDLIAFTKQSGGKFSIGVMKPDGSGERILTTGFHNEGPTWAPNGRVLMFFRQNAGAGGPQLYSIDLTGYNEQPVQTQGFASDPAWSPLME; this is translated from the coding sequence ATGGAAATGCTGAGACGCAACTTTTTCCGCCTTCTGATGGTGATGTTCGCAGGCTGTGGGCTCATTGCCTCGCCGGCAAACGCACTCGTCGAGATCAACATCAACAAGGGCAATGTCGAGCCGCTTCCGGTAGCGATCACCGACTTCCTGCAGGGAGAACTCGGTCAGAAGATTTCCGACGTTGTCGCTGCCGATCTCAAGCGCTCCGGCCTTTTCGCGCCGATCGACAAGGGCGCCTTCATCGAAAAGATTTCCAATCCCGACGCTACCCCGCGATTTGAGGACTGGAAGGTCATCAATGCCCAGGCACTCGTCACAGGACGCGTGACGCAGGAAGGCGATGGCAGGCTGAAAGCCGAATTCCGTCTGTGGGATACTTTTGCCGGCCAGCAGATGCTCGGACAGCAATTCTACACGCAGCCGGAAAACTGGCGCCGCGTCGCCCACATCATCGCCGATGCGATTTATGAGCGGATCACCGGCGAAAAGGGTTATTTCGACACCCGCATCGTCTATGTCGCCGAAAGCGGCCCGAAGACGGCGCGCAAACGCCAGCTCGCGATCATGGATCAGGATGGCGCCAACGCCCGCGCACTCACCAATTCAAACGACATCGTGCTGACGCCGCGCTTCTCGCCGAACCGTCAGGAAATCACCTACATGTCGTTCGAGAACCAGCAGCCGCGCGTCTACCTGCTGCAGCTCGAAACCGGGCAGCGCGAGGTGGTCGGCAACTTCCCGGGCATGACCTTCGCGCCGCGGTTTTCGCCGGACGGCCAGCGGGTGATCATGAGCCTGCAGCAGGAAGGCAACGCGAATATCTATACGATGGACCTGCGCTCGCGCACCACGACGCGGCTGACCAACACCGCAGCGATCGACACGTCGCCGTCCTATTCGCCGGACGGCAGCAGGATCGTTTTCGAAAGCGACCGCGGCGGCAAGCAGCAACTTTACGTCATGGGCGCCGACGGTTCGGGCCAGACACGCATTTCCTTCGGTGACGGTTCCTATTCGACGCCCGTCTGGTCTCCGCGCGGCGATCTCATCGCCTTCACCAAGCAGTCGGGCGGCAAGTTCTCGATCGGCGTCATGAAGCCGGACGGCTCGGGCGAGCGCATCCTCACAACCGGCTTCCACAACGAGGGCCCGACCTGGGCACCGAACGGCCGCGTGCTGATGTTCTTCCGCCAGAACGCCGGTGCCGGAGGCCCGCAGCTCTATTCGATCGACCTCACGGGTTACAACGAGCAGCCGGTTCAGACACAAGGCTTTGCATCCGACCCGGCCTGGTCGCCTTTGATGGAATAG
- a CDS encoding outer membrane protein codes for MDWRHGIYGIALGAGLGAGLLASGAAHAADDELLDAPEITISPEASDVGGVYLRGDVGYAPWRDEGDPSFLTFDAGTSSYNNVPFDNARFDKPISGTIGIGYRFNDVIRADITAEYFEGRVDGSSLSAAPCAGQGAGTSCAFSHDANFSALGLMANGYVDLATLAGFTPYLGAGIGATNIDWNTVRETATCVPGGGACAGGAGGTSYKGEDSWRFTYALMAGVSYDITDRLKLDLGYRYSHIADGDMFGFGAEALAGASGAKGHDDGLSRHEIRAGLRFSLW; via the coding sequence ATGGACTGGCGGCACGGGATCTACGGGATCGCACTTGGCGCCGGTCTGGGCGCCGGCCTGCTGGCGTCCGGTGCGGCCCATGCAGCCGACGACGAATTGCTCGACGCGCCGGAGATTACCATTTCTCCCGAAGCGAGCGATGTCGGCGGTGTCTATTTGCGCGGCGACGTCGGCTATGCGCCATGGCGCGACGAGGGCGATCCCTCCTTTCTCACCTTCGACGCAGGGACGAGCAGCTACAACAACGTTCCGTTTGACAATGCTCGCTTCGACAAGCCGATCTCGGGAACGATCGGCATCGGCTATCGGTTTAACGACGTCATCCGCGCCGACATAACGGCGGAATATTTCGAGGGTCGGGTTGACGGCTCGTCACTGTCAGCTGCTCCCTGCGCGGGTCAGGGCGCCGGAACGTCATGCGCTTTCTCGCACGACGCCAATTTTTCCGCGCTCGGTCTCATGGCGAACGGCTATGTCGATCTCGCGACGCTCGCCGGATTCACGCCTTATCTCGGCGCGGGGATCGGCGCCACGAACATCGACTGGAATACCGTCCGGGAGACCGCGACCTGCGTTCCCGGCGGCGGCGCCTGCGCCGGTGGGGCAGGTGGCACGTCCTACAAGGGGGAGGACAGCTGGCGCTTCACCTACGCGCTCATGGCCGGCGTCTCTTACGATATCACCGACCGGCTGAAACTCGATCTCGGCTATCGCTATTCCCACATAGCGGATGGAGACATGTTCGGTTTCGGGGCCGAGGCACTTGCCGGCGCCAGCGGCGCCAAGGGCCACGACGACGGCCTTTCCCGCCATGAGATTCGCGCAGGCCTGCGCTTCTCGCTCTGGTAA
- a CDS encoding outer membrane protein has translation MKRPLIAFIAALLGGTSALAADLYVEDPAPVIVPGGWYLRGHLGMSNQRLGDMHHPLMDTVELHEFLDEGSFDSAPLAGVGVGYQFNDWLRMDGIVEYRGKADYSALDRYGHTEPSGPVWDATNDYDGAKSEWLLMANAYVDIGDWYGVKPYVGAGIGASRNTISRFRDVNVPTQGVSYAGDESTWNFAWALHAGVAYQATERLAIDFGYSYLDLGDAKTGRIRSYDNTVNEGPMNFDDITSHDFKLGMRYALQ, from the coding sequence GTGAAGAGACCTTTGATTGCATTCATTGCCGCGTTATTGGGCGGCACCTCAGCTTTGGCTGCCGACCTTTACGTCGAAGATCCTGCGCCGGTTATCGTGCCTGGTGGCTGGTATCTGCGCGGCCATCTCGGCATGAGCAACCAGCGGCTTGGCGACATGCACCACCCGTTGATGGATACGGTCGAGCTTCACGAGTTCCTCGATGAGGGCAGCTTCGACAGTGCACCGCTTGCAGGCGTCGGCGTCGGTTATCAGTTCAACGACTGGCTGCGCATGGATGGTATCGTCGAATACCGCGGCAAGGCCGACTATTCGGCGCTCGACCGTTACGGCCACACCGAGCCGAGCGGTCCCGTCTGGGATGCGACGAATGATTACGACGGCGCCAAGTCGGAATGGTTGCTCATGGCCAACGCCTATGTCGATATCGGCGACTGGTACGGCGTAAAGCCCTATGTCGGCGCGGGCATTGGCGCATCGCGCAACACGATTTCACGGTTCCGCGACGTCAACGTGCCGACCCAGGGCGTTTCTTACGCCGGAGACGAGTCGACCTGGAACTTTGCCTGGGCGCTTCATGCCGGCGTCGCCTATCAGGCGACCGAGCGGCTGGCGATCGATTTCGGTTACAGCTACCTCGATCTCGGAGATGCCAAGACCGGCAGAATCCGAAGCTACGACAATACCGTGAACGAAGGCCCGATGAATTTCGACGACATCACCTCGCACGACTTCAAACTGGGTATGCGCTACGCGCTGCAATAG
- the pal gene encoding peptidoglycan-associated lipoprotein Pal, protein MSRIDTPAASRMQNIARNPVMIALVMTLALAGCASKKNMPNDAAGLGLGAGAATPGSQQDFTVNVGDRIFFDTDSSSIRADAQATLARQAQWLAKYPNYAITIEGHADERGTREYNLALGARRAAATRDFLASQGVPANRMRTISYGKEKPVAVCDDISCWSQNRRAVTVLGGAGM, encoded by the coding sequence ATGAGCCGAATTGACACCCCGGCCGCGAGCCGCATGCAGAATATCGCCCGCAATCCGGTCATGATCGCTCTCGTCATGACGCTCGCCCTTGCCGGCTGCGCTTCGAAAAAGAATATGCCGAATGATGCGGCCGGGCTCGGTCTTGGCGCAGGTGCTGCAACGCCGGGCTCGCAGCAGGACTTCACCGTCAACGTCGGCGACCGCATCTTCTTCGATACGGACTCCAGCTCCATCCGCGCCGATGCCCAGGCGACGCTCGCCCGTCAGGCGCAGTGGCTGGCGAAATACCCGAACTACGCGATCACCATCGAAGGCCACGCCGACGAGCGCGGCACCCGCGAGTACAACCTGGCGCTTGGCGCCCGCCGTGCCGCCGCCACCCGCGACTTTCTCGCCAGCCAGGGCGTTCCAGCGAACCGCATGCGCACGATTTCCTACGGCAAGGAAAAGCCGGTTGCTGTCTGCGACGACATCTCCTGCTGGTCGCAGAACCGCCGCGCCGTTACCGTTCTCGGCGGCGCCGGCATGTGA